One stretch of Paraburkholderia fungorum DNA includes these proteins:
- the trxB gene encoding thioredoxin-disulfide reductase: MPATSTKHAKVLILGSGPAGYTAAVYAARANLSPVLITGMAQGGQLMTTTDVENWPADANGVQGPELMTRFLEHAERFNTEIIFDHIHTAKLDEKPIRLIGDSGEYTCDSLIISTGASAQYLGLPSEEAFMGKGVSACATCDGFFYKQQHVAVIGGGNTAVEEALYLSGIAKKVTVIHRRDKFRAEPILIDRLLAKEKEGVVEIKWNHTLDEVTGDQSGVTGLRIKHTQTGETTDIALQGLFVAIGHKPNTDIFEGQVEMKNGYIITKGGLNGFATATSVPGVFAAGDVQDHVYRQAITSAGTGCMAALDAQRYLETINEMAGEHAMSQEAER, translated from the coding sequence ATGCCAGCAACTTCCACGAAACACGCCAAGGTTCTGATTCTCGGTTCGGGCCCCGCCGGCTACACGGCAGCGGTCTACGCGGCGCGCGCCAATCTGTCGCCGGTACTCATTACCGGTATGGCCCAGGGCGGCCAGCTGATGACCACGACCGACGTCGAAAACTGGCCGGCCGACGCCAACGGCGTGCAAGGCCCGGAGCTGATGACGCGCTTTCTGGAGCACGCCGAGCGCTTCAACACCGAAATCATCTTCGACCATATTCATACGGCCAAGCTGGATGAAAAGCCGATCCGCCTGATCGGCGATTCGGGCGAATACACCTGCGACTCGCTGATCATCTCGACCGGCGCATCGGCGCAGTACCTCGGCCTGCCGTCCGAAGAAGCGTTCATGGGCAAGGGCGTGTCGGCTTGCGCCACCTGCGACGGCTTCTTCTACAAGCAGCAACATGTGGCCGTGATCGGCGGCGGCAATACCGCGGTGGAAGAAGCGCTCTACCTGTCGGGCATCGCGAAGAAGGTCACGGTCATTCATCGCCGCGACAAGTTCCGCGCCGAGCCGATCCTGATCGACCGTCTGCTGGCGAAGGAAAAGGAAGGCGTCGTCGAGATCAAGTGGAACCACACGCTCGACGAAGTGACCGGCGATCAATCCGGCGTGACGGGTCTGCGTATCAAGCACACGCAAACCGGCGAAACGACCGACATCGCGTTGCAAGGCCTGTTCGTCGCGATCGGCCACAAGCCGAATACGGACATTTTCGAAGGCCAGGTGGAGATGAAGAACGGCTACATCATCACCAAGGGCGGCCTGAACGGTTTCGCGACCGCGACCAGCGTTCCGGGCGTGTTCGCTGCGGGCGACGTGCAGGACCACGTGTATCGCCAGGCGATCACCAGCGCGGGCACGGGCTGTATGGCCGCGCTCGACGCGCAACGCTATCTGGAAACCATCAACGAGATGGCCGGCGAGCATGCGATGAGCCAGGAAGCCGAGCGTTAA
- the cytX gene encoding putative hydroxymethylpyrimidine transporter CytX: MAQDPLAGDAGSTYAPLTPVPDARRAFRTGDAFALWFSLGIGLLVAQAGALLVPGLSLPHALLAIVIGSVIGVVLLALVGVIGTDTGLAAMSSLRPTLGVRGASIPSVLNAVQLVGWGSFEVIVMRDSADALAKQSFGLSMPLIWTVVFGLLATLLAISGPLSFVRRFLRTWGIWLLLAGAAWLTWNLLAKHDLAELMRRPGTGDMSFGGAIDLVVAMPLSWLPLIADYTRFGKRPGETFRGTLLGYGIANIWFYALGAIYGLAAGGGDALLTGALAQAGGGLALLLILIDEIDNAFADIHSAAVSTGTFWTRGSVPMLSAAFGALCTLIALLIPMAKYQNFLLLIGSVFAPLFGVVLMDHFIVRKRRIEAAALADVRGRYGFSGGWHLSAFIAWAIGIASYQVINQWLPNLGATLPSLVIGALCYLAFVSTRKAAYA; this comes from the coding sequence ATGGCACAAGATCCTCTCGCCGGCGACGCCGGTTCCACCTACGCGCCGCTCACGCCGGTGCCCGACGCGCGTCGCGCGTTCCGTACCGGCGACGCATTCGCGCTCTGGTTTTCGCTCGGCATCGGCCTGCTGGTCGCGCAGGCGGGCGCGCTGCTGGTGCCGGGGCTGTCGTTGCCGCATGCGCTGCTGGCGATCGTAATCGGCAGCGTGATCGGCGTCGTGCTGCTGGCGCTGGTCGGCGTGATCGGCACGGACACCGGGCTCGCGGCGATGTCGTCGCTGCGTCCCACGCTCGGCGTGCGCGGCGCGTCGATCCCGTCCGTGCTGAACGCGGTGCAACTGGTCGGCTGGGGTTCGTTCGAAGTGATCGTGATGCGCGATTCCGCCGACGCACTCGCCAAGCAGTCGTTCGGCCTCTCGATGCCGCTGATCTGGACCGTCGTCTTCGGTCTGCTCGCAACCTTGCTCGCCATCAGCGGCCCGCTGTCGTTCGTGCGGCGTTTTCTGCGCACGTGGGGCATCTGGCTGCTGCTCGCGGGCGCCGCGTGGCTCACGTGGAATCTGCTCGCGAAGCACGATCTGGCTGAATTGATGCGCCGTCCGGGTACGGGCGACATGTCGTTCGGCGGTGCAATCGATCTGGTCGTGGCCATGCCGCTGTCGTGGCTGCCGCTGATCGCCGATTACACGCGCTTCGGCAAACGCCCCGGCGAAACCTTCCGCGGCACGCTGCTCGGCTATGGCATCGCGAACATCTGGTTCTACGCGCTCGGCGCGATCTACGGCCTCGCCGCAGGCGGCGGCGACGCGCTGCTGACCGGCGCGCTCGCGCAAGCGGGCGGCGGCCTTGCGCTGCTGCTGATCCTGATCGACGAAATCGACAACGCGTTCGCCGATATTCACTCTGCTGCCGTGTCGACCGGCACGTTCTGGACGCGCGGTAGTGTGCCGATGCTGTCGGCGGCATTCGGCGCGCTGTGCACGCTGATCGCGCTGTTGATCCCGATGGCGAAGTATCAAAACTTTTTGCTGCTGATCGGCTCGGTGTTCGCTCCGCTGTTCGGCGTGGTGCTGATGGATCACTTCATCGTGCGCAAACGCCGTATCGAAGCTGCGGCGCTCGCCGATGTGCGCGGACGTTATGGCTTCTCGGGCGGCTGGCACCTGAGCGCGTTCATCGCTTGGGCGATCGGGATTGCCTCGTACCAGGTGATCAACCAGTGGCTGCCGAATCTCGGCGCGACGCTGCCGTCGCTCGTGATCGGCGCGCTGTGTTATCTCGCGTTCGTGTCGACGCGCAAGGCGGCGTACGCGTGA
- a CDS encoding Smr/MutS family protein has translation MPKNQPHPSEPKRARTVARPAPEASTPAVKPKIEPAAGLAGLGALRDALKVDTQRRERDRAAAVAAQREASADADLFRREIGSVAPLAVPPRASLPRNPPPPLPVQTRLDEEAVLHEAISDEYDPEVLLDTDETLSYCRPGVSQEVVRKLRRGDWIVQAQIDLHGMRRDEAREALAEFIRESVKRGLRCLRVIHGKGLGSIGKEPVLKGKVRAWLVQKSEVIAFCQARPHDGGAGAVVVLLQPGAAPAHTRP, from the coding sequence ATGCCGAAGAATCAACCCCATCCCAGCGAACCGAAACGCGCGCGCACCGTCGCCAGGCCCGCGCCCGAGGCCTCCACTCCCGCCGTCAAACCGAAGATCGAACCGGCGGCCGGTCTCGCGGGCCTCGGCGCGTTGCGCGATGCGTTGAAGGTCGACACGCAACGGCGCGAACGCGACCGCGCGGCAGCCGTGGCGGCGCAGCGCGAGGCATCGGCGGATGCGGACCTGTTTCGCCGTGAAATCGGCTCCGTCGCGCCGCTGGCCGTCCCGCCGCGCGCGAGCCTGCCGCGCAATCCCCCGCCGCCGCTGCCCGTGCAAACGCGGCTCGACGAAGAAGCGGTCCTGCACGAAGCGATCTCGGACGAATACGATCCCGAAGTCCTGCTCGACACCGACGAAACCTTGTCCTACTGCCGCCCCGGCGTGAGCCAGGAAGTCGTTCGGAAACTGCGGCGCGGCGACTGGATCGTGCAGGCGCAAATCGATCTGCACGGCATGCGGCGCGACGAAGCGCGTGAAGCGCTGGCGGAATTTATCCGCGAATCGGTGAAGCGCGGCTTGCGCTGTTTGCGCGTGATCCATGGCAAGGGCCTCGGGTCGATCGGCAAGGAGCCGGTGCTGAAGGGCAAGGTGCGCGCGTGGCTGGTGCAGAAATCCGAAGTCATCGCGTTCTGTCAGGCACGCCCGCACGACGGCGGCGCGGGCGCGGTGGTCGTGCTGTTGCAGCCGGGGGCGGCGCCGGCTCATACGCGGCCCTGA
- a CDS encoding DNA translocase FtsK, whose translation MAKAPYSASAQALPHRMSRLLTEIRWLLQVALGVFLLMALVSYSRNDPSWTNSAQTDHIANWAGRFGARTSDIMLLLFGLSTYWWVVLLGRHISANYRRITRHEDGEDDAPRGVGWLADAFAFALVLLSCSGIEALRMWSLKVQLPGVKGGVVGDAVARGVSHALGFTGGTLALLIALAIGLSLYFRFSWLSVSEKVGESIISAVTFAKLRREAGRDRKLGEAAAVKREGKVEKGRVRIEEHEPVVIVPPVVTPVKSERVEKERQVPLFTDLPGDSTLPPISLLDAAPAAQETISADTLEFTSRLIEKKLKDFGVDVSVVAAYPGPVVTRYEIEPATGVKGSQIVGLAKDLARSLSLVSIRVVETIPGKNFMALELPNQRRQTVSLSEILGSAVYADAASPLTMGLGKDIGGKPVCADLAKMPHLLVAGTTGSGKSVGINAMILSLLYKASADQVRMILIDPKMLEMSVYEGIPHLLCPVVTDMRQAGHALNWAVAEMERRYKLMSKLGVRNLAGYNNKIDEAAKREEKLPNPFSLTPDDPEPLARLPNIVIVIDELADLMMVVGKKVEELIARIAQKARAAGLHLILATQRPSVDVITGLIKANVPTRMAFQVSSKIDSRTILDQQGAESLLGMGDMLYLPPGSGMPVRVHGAFVSDEEVHRVVDKLKEQGEPNYIEGILEGGVTGEGDEGAAGGTGGADAESDPLYDQAVDVVLKNRRASISLVQRHLRIGYNRAARLLEQMENSGVVSAMSSNGNREILAPAREAE comes from the coding sequence ATGGCAAAAGCTCCCTATTCCGCGAGCGCGCAGGCGTTGCCGCACCGCATGTCGCGCCTTCTGACCGAAATCCGCTGGCTACTGCAGGTGGCGCTCGGCGTTTTCCTGCTGATGGCGCTCGTCAGTTACAGCCGCAACGACCCGAGCTGGACCAATTCCGCGCAGACCGACCATATCGCCAACTGGGCGGGCCGCTTCGGCGCGCGCACCTCGGACATCATGCTGCTGCTGTTCGGTCTGTCCACCTACTGGTGGGTCGTGCTGCTCGGCCGTCACATTTCCGCCAACTACCGCCGCATCACCCGTCACGAAGACGGTGAGGACGACGCGCCGCGCGGTGTCGGCTGGCTCGCCGACGCATTCGCGTTCGCGCTCGTGCTGCTGTCGTGCAGCGGCATCGAGGCGCTGCGCATGTGGTCGCTGAAGGTGCAGTTGCCGGGCGTCAAGGGCGGCGTGGTCGGCGACGCGGTCGCGCGCGGGGTGTCGCATGCGCTGGGGTTCACGGGCGGCACGCTCGCACTGTTGATCGCGCTCGCCATCGGCCTGTCGCTGTATTTCCGTTTCTCGTGGCTGTCGGTGTCGGAGAAGGTCGGCGAGTCGATCATTTCCGCGGTGACGTTCGCCAAGCTGCGCCGTGAAGCCGGCCGCGACCGCAAGCTCGGCGAAGCGGCGGCGGTCAAGCGCGAAGGCAAGGTCGAGAAGGGCCGCGTGCGAATCGAAGAACACGAACCGGTCGTGATCGTTCCGCCGGTCGTCACGCCTGTCAAATCGGAGCGCGTCGAGAAAGAACGGCAGGTGCCGTTGTTCACCGATCTGCCGGGCGATTCCACGCTCCCGCCCATCTCGCTGCTCGACGCCGCGCCCGCCGCGCAGGAAACCATTTCCGCCGACACGCTGGAATTCACGTCGCGTCTGATCGAGAAAAAGCTCAAGGACTTCGGCGTCGACGTGAGCGTGGTCGCCGCGTATCCGGGGCCGGTCGTCACGCGTTACGAAATCGAACCGGCTACCGGCGTGAAGGGCAGCCAGATTGTAGGTCTGGCGAAAGACCTCGCGCGCTCGCTGTCGCTGGTGTCGATCCGCGTGGTCGAGACCATTCCGGGCAAGAATTTCATGGCGCTGGAATTGCCCAATCAGCGTCGCCAGACGGTGAGCCTGTCGGAGATTCTCGGCTCGGCCGTGTACGCGGATGCCGCGTCGCCGCTCACCATGGGGCTGGGCAAGGACATCGGCGGCAAACCGGTGTGCGCCGACCTCGCGAAAATGCCTCACCTGCTGGTGGCGGGCACGACCGGTTCGGGCAAGTCGGTGGGTATCAACGCGATGATCCTGTCGCTGCTCTACAAGGCGAGCGCCGACCAGGTCCGCATGATCCTGATCGATCCGAAGATGCTCGAAATGAGCGTCTATGAAGGCATTCCGCATCTGCTGTGTCCGGTGGTGACCGATATGCGCCAGGCCGGTCACGCGCTGAACTGGGCGGTCGCCGAAATGGAGCGCCGCTACAAGCTGATGAGCAAGCTCGGCGTGCGTAACCTCGCCGGCTACAACAACAAGATCGACGAAGCGGCCAAGCGCGAAGAGAAGCTGCCGAATCCGTTCAGCCTCACGCCGGACGACCCGGAGCCGCTCGCGCGTCTGCCGAACATCGTGATCGTGATCGACGAACTGGCCGACCTGATGATGGTGGTCGGCAAGAAGGTCGAGGAACTGATCGCGCGTATCGCGCAGAAGGCCCGCGCGGCGGGGCTGCATCTGATTCTCGCCACGCAGCGTCCGTCGGTCGATGTGATCACCGGGCTGATCAAGGCCAATGTGCCGACGCGAATGGCCTTCCAGGTGTCGTCGAAGATCGACTCGCGCACGATTCTCGACCAGCAGGGCGCGGAATCGCTGCTGGGCATGGGCGACATGCTGTATCTGCCGCCGGGCAGCGGCATGCCGGTGCGGGTGCACGGCGCGTTCGTATCGGACGAGGAAGTGCACCGCGTCGTCGACAAACTGAAGGAACAGGGCGAGCCGAACTATATCGAGGGCATTCTCGAAGGCGGCGTGACGGGCGAGGGCGACGAAGGCGCGGCCGGGGGAACCGGAGGCGCCGACGCCGAGTCGGACCCGTTGTACGACCAGGCGGTCGACGTGGTGCTGAAGAACCGCCGCGCGTCGATCTCGCTGGTGCAGCGGCATTTGCGCATCGGCTATAACCGGGCCGCGCGTTTGCTCGAGCAGATGGAAAACTCGGGCGTGGTGTCGGCCATGTCGTCGAACGGGAATCGCGAGATTCTCGCGCCGGCACGGGAAGCGGAATAG
- the lolA gene encoding outer membrane lipoprotein chaperone LolA, protein MQLFAQKHARPRVQSISLGQLLRTLVRSAGSVAIGASVLFASQAFASGTEQLKAFVAQVHSARGTFVQQEVRAPSKAQGASGALSTSGINKTGTSSGTFTFARPGKFIWQYEKPYAQLLQADGDKLYVYDKDLNQVTVRSLGGALGASPAAILFGSNDLDKNFTLRDAGVKAGIDWLELTPKAKDTQFQTVGIGFKDGNLEAMELHDVFGNVTLLTFSNIQKNPPLPADAFKFTVPKGADVING, encoded by the coding sequence ATGCAGCTTTTCGCGCAGAAGCACGCTCGACCGCGTGTTCAATCCATCAGCCTTGGCCAGCTTCTTCGGACGCTGGTGCGCAGCGCCGGCAGCGTGGCGATCGGTGCGTCGGTGCTGTTCGCGTCGCAGGCATTCGCAAGCGGCACCGAACAGTTGAAGGCGTTCGTCGCGCAGGTCCATTCGGCGCGCGGCACCTTCGTGCAGCAGGAAGTCCGCGCGCCGAGCAAAGCGCAGGGCGCGAGCGGCGCGCTGTCCACGTCGGGTATCAACAAGACGGGCACGTCGAGCGGCACGTTCACGTTCGCGCGTCCCGGCAAGTTCATCTGGCAATACGAGAAGCCCTATGCGCAACTGTTGCAGGCGGACGGCGACAAGCTCTACGTGTACGACAAGGACCTGAATCAGGTGACGGTGCGCAGTCTTGGCGGCGCGCTCGGCGCGAGCCCGGCGGCGATCCTGTTCGGCAGCAACGACCTGGACAAGAACTTTACGCTGCGTGACGCGGGCGTGAAGGCCGGTATCGACTGGCTCGAATTGACGCCGAAAGCGAAGGACACGCAGTTCCAGACCGTCGGCATTGGCTTCAAGGACGGCAATCTCGAAGCAATGGAATTGCACGACGTGTTCGGCAATGTCACGTTGCTGACGTTCTCGAATATCCAGAAGAACCCGCCGCTGCCGGCCGATGCGTTCAAGTTCACGGTGCCGAAGGGCGCGGATGTGATCAACGGATAA
- a CDS encoding replication-associated recombination protein A, which produces MFEETRANVPLAERLRPRNIDEVIGQKHLLGPNKPLRVAFESGEAHSMILWGPPGVGKTTLARLMADAFHAEFIALSAVLSGVKDIREAVETAQIHRANGHQTLVFVDEVHRFNKSQQDAFLPHVESGLFVFVGATTENPSFEVNSALLSRAAVYVLKSLTDDEQRELLDRAQQELGGLTFTDEARDALIGSADGDGRKLLNNLEIVARAAAQQKTTEIDGPLLGSALAENLRRFDKGGDAFYDQISALHKSVRGSSPDGALYWFCRMLDGGADPRYLARRIVRMAWEDIGLADPRAARIALDAAETYERLGTPEGELALAQAIIYLAVAPKSNAGYNAYNEARRFVGKDQSRGVPVHLRNAPTKLMKELGYGHEYRYAHDEPDAYAAGETYLPENMRDPHWYEPTPRGLEGKIGDKMARLAELDAQWRSANKPKKG; this is translated from the coding sequence ATGTTTGAAGAAACCCGTGCCAATGTTCCGCTCGCCGAACGCCTGCGGCCCCGCAATATCGACGAAGTGATCGGCCAGAAGCATCTGCTCGGCCCGAACAAGCCGCTGCGGGTTGCGTTCGAATCCGGCGAAGCGCATTCGATGATCCTCTGGGGCCCGCCGGGCGTCGGCAAAACCACGCTCGCGCGGCTCATGGCCGACGCGTTTCACGCCGAGTTCATCGCGTTGTCGGCGGTGCTGTCGGGCGTGAAGGATATCCGCGAAGCCGTCGAAACCGCGCAGATTCATCGCGCGAACGGGCACCAGACGCTGGTCTTCGTCGACGAAGTGCATCGTTTCAACAAGAGCCAGCAGGACGCGTTCTTGCCGCACGTCGAGTCGGGGCTGTTCGTGTTCGTCGGCGCGACGACTGAGAATCCGTCGTTCGAAGTGAACAGCGCGTTGCTGTCGCGAGCGGCCGTCTACGTGCTGAAAAGCCTGACCGACGACGAGCAGCGCGAATTGCTCGACCGTGCGCAGCAGGAACTCGGCGGCCTCACGTTCACCGACGAAGCGCGCGACGCGCTGATCGGCTCCGCCGACGGCGACGGCCGCAAGCTGCTGAACAACCTCGAAATCGTCGCGCGCGCGGCTGCGCAGCAGAAGACCACCGAGATCGACGGCCCATTACTCGGCAGTGCGCTCGCGGAAAACCTGCGCCGCTTCGACAAAGGCGGCGACGCATTTTACGATCAGATCAGCGCGCTGCATAAATCGGTCCGCGGCAGCAGCCCGGACGGCGCGCTGTACTGGTTCTGCCGGATGCTCGACGGCGGCGCGGACCCGCGTTATCTCGCGCGCCGTATCGTGCGGATGGCGTGGGAAGACATCGGTCTCGCCGACCCGCGCGCCGCGCGCATCGCGCTCGACGCCGCCGAAACCTACGAGCGCCTCGGCACGCCGGAAGGCGAGCTGGCGCTGGCGCAGGCGATCATCTATCTGGCGGTCGCGCCGAAGTCGAACGCCGGTTACAACGCGTATAACGAAGCGCGGCGTTTTGTCGGCAAGGATCAGTCGCGCGGCGTGCCGGTGCATCTGCGAAACGCGCCGACCAAGCTGATGAAGGAACTCGGCTACGGTCACGAATACCGCTATGCGCACGACGAGCCCGATGCGTATGCCGCCGGTGAGACCTATCTGCCGGAGAACATGCGCGATCCGCACTGGTACGAGCCGACGCCGCGCGGGCTCGAAGGCAAGATCGGCGACAAGATGGCGCGTCTCGCCGAGCTGGACGCGCAATGGCGCAGCGCGAACAAGCCGAAAAAAGGCTGA
- the serS gene encoding serine--tRNA ligase, with protein MLDIQLLRKDLDGVAKRLADRGYTLDVAAFTALEAERRDTQTRTEEMQARRNSLSKQIGAMKGRGEDTSAVMAEVGGIGDEMKASAAKLDDIQKRLSDLLLGVPNLAHEGVPVGTDESGNVEVRRWGTPRQFDFEVKDHVDVGAPLGLDFETGAKLSGARFTMLRGQIARLHRALAQFMIDTHTLHHGYTEVYTPYIVNPEILYGTGQLPKFADDMFRVEKGGDENTVTQYLISTSEISLTNTVRDSIVEADALPIKLTAHSPCFRSEAGSYGRDTRGLIRQHQFDKVEMVQIVAPEASYAALEEMVGHAETILQKLELPYRVITLCTGDMGFSAAKTYDIEVWVPAQNTFREISSCSNTESFQARRMQARFRNAQGKPELLHTLNGSGLAVGRTLVAVLENFQNADGSVTVPAALRPYLGGIEKLEVPAA; from the coding sequence ATGCTCGACATCCAGTTGCTGCGCAAAGACCTCGACGGCGTCGCCAAACGCCTCGCCGACCGCGGCTATACCCTCGACGTCGCGGCTTTCACCGCGCTCGAAGCGGAACGCCGCGATACCCAGACCCGTACCGAAGAAATGCAGGCACGCCGCAACAGCCTGTCGAAGCAGATCGGCGCGATGAAGGGGCGGGGCGAAGACACGTCGGCGGTGATGGCCGAAGTCGGCGGTATCGGCGACGAAATGAAGGCGTCGGCGGCAAAGCTCGACGATATCCAGAAGCGTCTGTCGGACCTGCTGCTCGGCGTGCCGAATCTTGCGCACGAAGGCGTGCCGGTCGGCACCGACGAGTCGGGCAATGTGGAAGTGCGCCGCTGGGGCACGCCGCGTCAGTTCGATTTCGAGGTGAAGGATCACGTCGATGTCGGCGCGCCGCTCGGTCTCGATTTCGAAACGGGCGCGAAGCTGTCGGGCGCGCGCTTCACGATGTTGCGCGGCCAGATTGCGCGGCTGCATCGCGCGCTCGCGCAATTCATGATCGACACGCATACGCTGCACCACGGCTATACCGAGGTGTACACGCCGTATATCGTGAATCCGGAAATTCTGTACGGCACCGGCCAGTTGCCGAAATTCGCCGACGACATGTTCCGCGTCGAGAAGGGCGGTGACGAGAACACGGTCACGCAGTACCTGATCTCCACGTCGGAAATTTCGCTGACGAACACGGTGCGCGACAGCATCGTCGAAGCGGACGCGCTGCCGATCAAGCTGACCGCACATTCGCCGTGCTTCCGCTCGGAAGCGGGTTCGTATGGCCGCGACACGCGTGGCCTGATCCGTCAGCATCAGTTCGACAAGGTCGAGATGGTGCAGATCGTCGCGCCGGAAGCGTCGTATGCCGCGCTGGAAGAAATGGTCGGCCATGCGGAGACGATTCTGCAGAAGCTGGAACTGCCGTATCGCGTGATCACGCTATGTACCGGCGACATGGGCTTCTCGGCAGCGAAGACTTACGACATCGAAGTGTGGGTGCCTGCGCAGAACACGTTCCGCGAGATTTCGAGCTGTTCGAACACCGAGTCGTTCCAGGCTCGCCGGATGCAGGCGCGTTTCCGCAATGCGCAGGGCAAGCCGGAACTGCTGCATACGCTGAACGGGTCGGGTCTGGCTGTCGGCCGTACGCTGGTCGCGGTGCTGGAGAACTTCCAGAACGCGGATGGCTCGGTGACCGTGCCGGCGGCATTGCGGCCTTACCTCGGCGGCATCGAGAAGCTGGAAGTGCCGGCTGCGTGA